Genomic segment of Candidatus Binatus sp.:
ACGGCGGGCAAGACCGAGGGCGCTCCAGACAAGTCACAGTTCACCGGACCGCGTGGAATCGCGGTGGACAAGAAGGCCATCTACGTCGCGGATACCGGCAATGAGGTGATCCGCAAGATCGACATCTCGACGCTGCAGACCAGCACGCTTGCGGGCACCGGCGAGCAAGGGGACAAAGACGGTCCCGCGCTGGAAGCGCAGTTCAACAATCCCGGCGCGCTGTGCACCGACGGAACGATGCTCTACGTGATGGACGCGGACAATCATGCGATTCGCAAGATCGATCTCACCGCCAACACTGTAACCAAACTGACGCTGGTCAACGGCCATATCGGTTCGGGCTGCGCGCTCACCAGCGACGGCAAACAGCTGTACTTCTCCGACACCACGGAAAACGCCGTGGAGGTCGTCGATACGACCAGCGGCAACTTCACCACGCTCTATCCGCCGGGGCAGTAGGGCACGCGCGACGGGCATCGCGACTTGATCGATCTGCGCAGCGACACGGTTACGTTGCCGACGCCCGAGATGCGCGAGGCGATCGCGCGCGCCGAGCTGGGTGACGACGTTTACGGCGAAGACCCGAGCGTGAACCGGCTCGAAGCGATGGCGGCGGCGATGATGGGGAAAGAGGCGGCAATGCTCGTGCCGAGCGGCACGATGGGCAATCTGGCCGCGATGCTGACGCATTGCGCGCGCGGCACCAAGGCGATAGTCGGCTCGCAGTCGCACACGAATCTTTACGAGGCGGGCGGCGCGTCGGCTCTGGGAGGGATCGTGCTAACCGCAGTTGCCAACACCGACGACGGCGAGCTCGACGCCGACGCGCTCGCGCGCGAGCTTGGGACGCCGGCCGACGTTCATTTCGCGCAGCCGTCGCTGGTCGTCATCGAGAACACTCACAACCGATGCGGCGGCGCGCCGATCAAGCTGTCGCACATGGCGGAAGTATCCGACGCGGCGCATCGCCGAAAACTCCGGCTTCATCTTGACGGCGCGCGAATCTTCAACGCGGCGATTGCGCTGGAAACGACGCCGAGG
This window contains:
- the ltaE gene encoding low-specificity L-threonine aldolase yields the protein MIDLRSDTVTLPTPEMREAIARAELGDDVYGEDPSVNRLEAMAAAMMGKEAAMLVPSGTMGNLAAMLTHCARGTKAIVGSQSHTNLYEAGGASALGGIVLTAVANTDDGELDADALARELGTPADVHFAQPSLVVIENTHNRCGGAPIKLSHMAEVSDAAHRRKLRLHLDGARIFNAAIALETTPREIASGADTVSFCLSKGLGCPVGSILCGSREFITGARRTRKVLGGGMRQAGIIAAAGIVALTTMIDRLADDHQNARALAQGLALVAGLNVRAVKNRTNMVVFDVDGDAEASRRLAAAMLQRGVLISPREATSFRAVTHHGISRADVDRAVAAAAQAAGDVFGD